In Euphorbia lathyris chromosome 2, ddEupLath1.1, whole genome shotgun sequence, the sequence GTTCGAAGGGAAGGTAAATAAAATTGCCCCTTCTTTAAGTTTTTCTATACGTCGTTTGTATCTATGTGTTTTTTTCTGTCAAAACGGTATATTTAAACTATtgatcaatttatttttttatttaaactaTAGTTCAGCCGTAACCTTAGCTAGATTGCTAAGCAATGATATGCAATAGAAGATAAGATCTTGCACAAAGTCTTAAATAATGGTTACACTCTATTGTTTGAAGGAAAGCTTTACAAAGGTTAACTTACAAAGCTATACTCAAGACACTCACTTGTCAAGAATCTCATTTGGATGGATGCTCACAAATGAGCCTTAAGGGGCTATTTATTGCCTACAAACCGACCTAAAACATTCTAGATACTTTACAACACTGAAAAGCCTAGAAAATTCTAAAGACATTTATGTGGGGACTATTTTGAGCGCCCCTAGAAAGTTCCGAACCATTCTGGCACACCCAGGGTCCGTCTGGCAGACTCTGGACCCTGGCTCCATGAACTGAGGTTAAATGGGCGAAGTTCCTCAAAGCTTCTAGACTTCTCGCGCAGCTCCTGGACTGCTCAGTTGTCCCACCATCTTGAGGTTCTCCATAGCCCAAACTAAGGTTCTATGGGCCTACTGCCTAGTCAGGCTTGCACACGGGCCCATAAATTTGCACCATggtaattttttatttccataATATTTTTCTTGCACTTTCCAAATACCATGGTCCATAATGACAACACACAATAGGATACCATGGTCCATAATGACAACACACAATAGGGTGCTCTCTCTTGGCTCAATTGGCCCTAACAGGTACAATGTCCACCGGCTTGTCCTGTAACGTCCCGATGAACAGTAAAATAGCACTTTTTTCCCTGGACTGTTTTATCTTAACCCTTTGGACATTCTTCTGCGGTCCCGCAGATAAATTTTTGAGGCGCACGAGATAAAGATTTGTTACCGATATTGGTAACACCAATATTATTACATGCTCTCTAGTGCTCGTTTATCAATTtatcaaaataataaacaaactaTACCCACTAGAGCTGCTCTTAGAATCACATAGAAAATGCACAGTGTTGCAGTGAAAGAACATAAAAGAGGAGATGAGATCATAAAGCAGAAGCTACTTAATAGAACATTGATAAATGTCGACAgttaaaatacaaaaaccaaGTAGAGAAACAGTCATCCCTTGGCTTTTATAAAACATTCAATTAATCAGTTGAAGCAACTTGAAATCTAAACCAAAAGAAAGCCTTCCATCACTGTAACAGCCTTCCCCCTTAGCAGCACTCTCTGGTTTGCCTCATCTAAATGAATGTCTAATATTCCACTCCTTGCGGATGCCTGACCAAACCAAACAAACCATAACTTTTATAATGTATGCAAAGAGAGATGGATGGATGGATGGATGGAGGAGACAGAATACCTGATATGCCATAAGATTAGACTTCCCCAGCTTTTTGCTCCAATAGGTAGCTAATGCACAATGTGCACTCCCGCAGACAGGATCCTGAACCATTCAAACATTTATCAATTCTATTTATCTTACCATTCACACAATGCCTATACCCTCCAAGATCTAGTGATTAACAGTTGCATACAGTGGCGAGAAAGCCAGGCAAGCAACTAAAGAAAGCAGAGGGAAGGAATTTGATGTTCAAACAATTCTCTCAGTCAATGAACCAATTAACCTAAAAGTTCAAGCTGATAAGAAAAATTAAGGAATAacttttattgttatttctgaTACACCATTTCATGCAGATGCCCACTGGGTTTGAATCGTGTACAACATAGGTTCTACCGTGTGGTGAAATTCAACAATGAATTTGAGCCCTCGACCACTTGGGTTTTCATATCATATAAACAGTCTAATTCACTCCAAAAGATACCTCAGTAATGATGGTCTTAAGGCATTCACAATTTGGTCCAGATCCTCCCGCTTCGTGACAAGGTTAAATGCAGCTCCTACGCCATGAAAATAGCCAGCTTTACATATTCTGTGCAAGTATCCCATACTTTACATATCATAATTGATGAGCAATTTAAGATGTTGGCAAATAATCCCTAACGAAATAAGAATTTGAGTTGACCCATCTTTAAATTCTTTGACCTGCATTCGTTGAGCTTCACAAGTTCCCAAACCAAGAAGACTAGTAACTTCATAACCAAATTTAGCTAAACAATGCAATATGACTTCATTAGTAATGGAGTCCATAAATATAACTGTCTGACCCCTCCTCATCTAAACACGATAGCCTTGTAATACTTTTCAGTGCACCTGATGGTGGGTCTTTTGTCTTCAAAAGAATTTGAGTTTGAAATTTCAGCAACTATAATTTTTTTCTCTGCTTGTTTTTTCCTTGAAATTTTTAGTTATTTACGTTATTTTTGTTGCCATTGAGTTCTCTATGTATTTGCTTCATCCTGTTCGTGATAAAATCCTTATTAGCTCAAAAAACTCACAACGACACAACAAGGTCAATCCTAGACCAAACAACAAACCCAACCTAATCAGTTCAACTTATACATCAACTTAACTTCAACACTAGTAATGATACGTTTAACAATAGCACCTTTATCAAAAGAAATGCTGGAAAAGACATACCGGTTCCTAGCAAACCAGATAAAATAGAGAGAAGCCATTGTCGTTTTTTATAAAATCCTTTCTCAAATTTATATTGATTTTTGTGTATGCTTTCTTTTCAATTTCATTTCAAAGAAGCCAGCAAAGACGTATACATCCAAAACATGCAGCTCATAGAAAATGGTAAGGAAATGATTGGACACCTAGTGGAGAAAATCATACGGAACTGGAATTTCCAAAAGGAGGTGTTCTATCAGCGAACTGACTTGAACCAAAAATGTTGATCAAGAAGAAGATTACCGGCTTCAAAAGCATTAAGAGCAACATAAAGAAGAAGATAATAATGAAGAATTTGAACATGAATTATAGAAGTGCACCTACTTGAATTGGAGGTGCAACTGTACAGGGATGAGCTAGAAGAGCATAATTTTGAGGCACAAAAAGCACTCGACATCGAAAAACTTTTGAGTTTTGGCAGTCTCCTCAAACGTTTTAGAGCATAAAAGCACCTGACTCTGAAGCTCAGGGATTGGAAAAAGAACTTCAAACAACTTATTGTAAAGAAAAGTACCCAAGATTAGGTGCAATGGAGGAATAAAAGGTTACCTGTTTAGATGAGGAGAACAAGAACATTCTGGCAACAAATATACTTGGTTTTGCTAACAAGCAGTCAGGCAATTATATTTGTTGACTCCTTTACCAATGTATTCATGTTGCACAATTGGTTAACTAGATTTGATTGTGAAGTTACTAGGCTTCTTGGTTTGAAAACTTGTGAAGCTCAACATACATGAGTCAAAAAATTTAAAGATGGATCAAACTAGATTCTTATTTCAACCGACCGTCTTACCCAAGGGATTATTCTCCAAAATTTTAAATTGGCCATCAATTTGGATCTTGCTATAAAATCTAGGCATCCTACAAAAACCTGATTATCAGGCACACTTgcacaaaaaaaattcaatctgGGTTTTTTCACTGTGGAGGAGCTGCCTTCAACTTGGCTCAAAGCCATTATCTAATACTATACTCTTAAGACCAACATTTATCCCTTTTCCGTGATATATATTCTAGTGAATTTTCAGAAATATATGCTCATAGATAGGTTGCACAAGCTTGATAGTTAATGCCAGGGGTTTCTTTCAGTTACATTCATTGAATACCAAATTAAAGGAAAAAAGTTCTTTCAACTGAAAGGAATGCATGCAACAGAATCAGCATCTGCAATTTGAATACCATTAGAATAACAAGGAAAAAATGCCAACAAATTTACCTCATTAATCCCAAATTTGGGACAGAAGAATCGACTATAAAAATCAAATCGAGACTCAGATGGAGCAACCCCAGAAACAATTATCCCCCTTCCAGGATATTTAACTATCTCATCAAACAAGGGCTGTAAATCTGTAACAGCTTTAGCTGATGGAACCACTACCTGCAGAAATTGCAAACTTCCTAAAATAAGTCCATATAAAATACACAAATAACTTTCGAATGCTAAGTCCACCATACACATGACAATTAGTAATGTGATAtttcatggcattaatgaaTCGTGATTAGTATATATTACTCTTTCAAGCAGTTAAAATCTAGTTTAACTCAGAAAAAGTAGGGACAGGAGATATTACAAGGAGGTCATCTGAAGTAGTAGTCCTGATATCAATTATGGAAGCACCATTCAAGGCTTTAGAGATAGTTGCAAAATCAACAGAGTTGACCTCATCAGTTGAGACAGAAGGGAAATTCAATTCAATAAGGAAGCAATCTATTTCTTTGCTATTTTGATTGCTTGAAACATCAGTTCCGCTTATTTGAGGAACCTTCTTTGCAGTTAGAATCCCGGATAGTGTGTCAAACTCAATACTGTCAGCATGTACCAAACCATTAGAAAAAAGTGTGTGAGCAGCTGCTAGTGTTGCATGTCCACAAAGATTAACCTGCAAAAGAGAAtttcttttgaataaatctgaccGATCAAGAATATGCAgatagaaaattaaaataactTCAAACcagattaaaaaaagaaagacaaTAAAATGCAATGTGTACTACTGGTTAGAGAAACACAACAATCAGTTAGTGTAAAAGGAATTAATTAAACCAGTTTGATATGTCTATCAAAAAGAAATGAACTAACACTATAAACAGCATCGACTAAAGCATCTCATCCAACTGATTCAAACATGAGGAAGAGAGCACAAAATAACAAGAACTGGAACTGAATTGAACAATCTCACTGAAGGTGTAAGTATGATGAACAAAAAGAGAAGATGAGAAAGGACAACTCAGCGAAAGAATTGAAAATTTGTCTATCTATTCAACTATCCAAACCTGGGTTAGGCAAactaagtcttactttgtttttatcaCCATAAAGTAatttttactttgtcaaaaacaaagtaaccatcatggtaaaaaaaacaaattgtaaaaaacaaagtaaacgtAGAAGACACCAGCCAATATACTAAACGCCTCGTTTAGCTTCTAGTTAGCAAAACACATCGTTTTGCTATTATCGCTAATCCTATTACAAAATAAGTACAAAACCAGAGAAACATGAAGACAAAACCCAAAAACCATCAGGAATGGAAAGAGGAAATAGTCGTACCTCAGCAACAGGAGTGAACCATCTTAGACGGAATCTGGGATTTGAGTTAACAGTGTCGGAGCTAGTAATCGGAATTAAGTAGCAGGTTTCAGAGATGTTGAACTCAGCAGCCACATCTTGCAGCCATTCCTCATCTTTATCTTCCTCCAATAAACATACAGCTGCTGGGTTGCCCTTGAATGGAGAGTCCGTGAACGCATCCACCTGATTACAACTCAAAATAAAACCACATTCGACAGATATATTTTACCAcagagagaaaagagaaaagagaaaaatagtGAGGAAATAAATACCAcaaaatatttaacttgttGCTTTCCCATACTGTACAGATGGAACAATAACGGAGAAGCTAATAAGAATGGAATACAATACACATCTCAAAATTTAGAAGGTTACAGGTgcaaattataataaagcagACTCCAAAAAGAGTTGACCATGGAGGCCAAAGTCAAATTCTGTTTTTCCTCCATTATTTTTGCCCCTGCTAAATTCCTAATCTGATCTTCTTTATGTTATTTTGGGCTTTGACAGATGCCATAGTTAGCTTTTGATTGGGCCTTAACCCAGCCACATCCCCACCCCCCACCCCCCCTTTTTTCTTTAAACCATAGTTTATCAACGGAGAATTCTTTCATGACTGACTCTGGTTTGATTCTTCAGTTAGGCATTCATGATAGTAACATTGCATTTTTGcataatattttataagatCAGGAAGAAGTTAAATTCCTATCCACCGGTCACAACATACACTGTCATTGAAACCACAATCAACCTTTGATTAAAATTGATTGAGAACATGATGTACAATCAGATAATACAGCTTCTCAGAAACCCGAGATCAATAATGTCTTACAAATAGATTAAATGTTACATGAAGGTACAATTTTTTACATCCTAATTATGGAGTTGGGAGAGTCCTATTTATTTATAGACATGAACTCTACCCAGTTAAATCACCATACACCTTCCTTGGTCATTTTCAGAAAATCTGACAGAGTGATAGTTGGGAGCTCAACTCCATCCATTTTCTTCCTTTTTATCCTGGTTGTCTTTATCGACTCCGCTCCCTGGGGCTCCGATACAGTCACTGATGCCAAGTTGTAAAACTGCAGACAGATGTTCTTAATCAGCGGTAACATTCCAACTCAGATaacgagaaaaaaataaattaagagcaACCAAGTAATAGGTGATGTGAAATGAAGCTTTTTTTTCCCTCACTAAGAAATCCTTCTGGCTAGCAAACAACCCGTTCTGGTTTTGCAGTGCCTCATTCAAGTAAAGAGGCTAAAATTACCTCACACACACCATGTAGCAACAATCTATGAAAAGGATCTTGAACTTGTAATGCAAGAACTTCGTCATCGCTCTGCTGAATAAAGTCCCGAATGCATACCTGCAAAGGAAGAGTTTACTGGCTACATTAGAAGAGGCAAATTATACATGGAAGTCTCACATAGCACCAAAGCAATTCTCCATAGGTAATGGTAATTTCATAACAAGTGATACAtacaacaaataataataaaagcgcCTGACAAGAGACTGGTGGCTATCAATCATAAAACTAGTCAATGAACCCAAGGTACAGGGTGAATAGAAACTTCCAACTTCAATTTAGACGAGCATAAACTTCAATCTCGAATATAATAAGATCTATCATAAAAACATATATCATCATTTACTATAACACAGCAAATCATTCAGCAACAAATGACAAGTCTCCTGGGTAGCTCAGGCAAACCTTAGTCCTGCCAAATCCTCCTACACTAATTGCACACTTGGAATAAGAGAAAAAACCTTACAAATATAACTTTGCTCTTGGGATTTGAGAGTACGATGCAGATGCCATTCATCATTTACAAACAAGTTCAAAACCAACACATACCTCATAGCcctgaataagatcagtaagaAAGCTACGGCGAAGTGCCTCTCTTGTTCTGCAATCTATCCTACGCCATGCATTTAAGACTGCCACCTTATGAGCATCAACATGGCCCCTCCTCTTTATGGATGCACAGTTTAGGCCATCAATCAAATGAGCCTACCACgaagaaataaaaatgaaagtaaAAAATATTGCCAACGAACATACTGGAATTGTGTTTCAAACATATGATACCACCAAAGATGATCTACCAACTAATAAGTTATATAAGAGAAAAATGCGTGCCTAGGAACAATAACAAAAGGCATTTTAAAAGCTTATAAAAAATCAAAGTCATATAActgtataaaaaaaaagggcggcccggtgcactacgcgtccccgctaagcgagggtccggagaggggtcccaccacaagggtgtactgggggcaagccttcccctgccaatttatttggcaagaggctgctcctaagattcgaacccgtgacctcttggtcacacgacaacaacgtttaccgttgcgccaaggctcgccctcaaagTCATATAACTGTATAACCGCTCcaaaatgtttttaaaaaatgcCTAAAAAGGATAATATTTACTTCAAATTTGGAGAAATTACAAAGAAAAAAACATGCTTTGATGAATAAAAGCTAAAGACCTGTTTGTCCATGTCTATATTCCTAATCTTCTCCCACTCTCCCATATTAGTCATGCAAAATGGTGACAGTGGTGCCTCATCACCTGTAAAAAGAACCCACAATCAGTGTCTGTTATTCCGACACATGATCGAGATATAAACCTAAGAGATAATAGCAAGTAGGGTATACATGAGAACACTGCAACATAAAAGTACCATCAATTTTCTAATCATTGGTGGGAAAATTCTCTATACATTTATCATGTTTGCCTATAAACTGATACCTCAGCTTATTTAATGATGAAACCATTTTGTCTAGAGAAAAGCGTACCAAATCCAAGCACTtaaaaattacaagtatgaaaaTGCCACCAATTTGAAGTTCAACTAGGACGAGCACATTTTTGTAGAATATGTTCATATTCAGGTAGCATCATCTGTCAGCTTTTGTCAAAATACTACTGTAATTGCAAAATAGTTTTGTACATTGCATTGTGTATGTGCCTTCGTCCAACGCAATTATAACACTCAGCTGGTAGACTGAGATCAAAGAAATGTTACACCCGAGCTTCCAGCTTCAAGATATATCACAGCCAAAGCATATTTCATCAACATAAAAATTAGAATGAAGTACTTAGAAATATCATTAGTAATTACCCCAAGGAGGTGGAGCAAACAAGCCTCGGATTTCTTCTGCATTCAAGCGAGGAACCAGTTCCATCAACAAACGATCATTTATCCATCTACGAGATCTCCTGTTGCTGACCTGATATAAGAAAAATTAAGCAAACAATGAGACCAGTTGCCCAgaatcagtaaaaaaaaagaagcataACTTGATGGTGACAAGTCATAAGATATCCTAATTTTGAAActtcaataataataacggaAGTAAATTACTTTCCCAGTCAAGCTCTCAAGGAATTCAATCTTCTTCTCAATTGATTGACCCCAGGACTTCGCATTCTCAGCTGCCAGAATTAACATCTTTCAAAAAAGTATAAAGGCTAGCAATTTTAATATAGGAGAGAAGGCAGAGAAACGAGGAACAAATTAGAAAGCGAAATGCAATCCAAGTATGTTACAGCCATGATAAAATGGTAAACCAAATCCCGAATCTGGCTGAAAACATTTCATTGTACAAAACAAGTAGTTAAAATCCAAGCTCTACACCCTCGTAATTACAAGATTAAGCTATTAGAGGAGATGATACGATGAATACAACAAGGCatcacgttttttttttcgtAGTAAAAGGAAGGGTTTGGTTACCTTTTGGAGTGCCACGAAAAGGAGATGAAAGAAGACCTTCTTCCACGAGCTGCATAACTTCAGGAGTAGCCATGATTAACTAATTAAACCACCGAACAATATTCAGATCtgtatgtttttaggataattGTGGACACAGTAACGCAAGGAATGAgatatgaagaagaagaagaagagaaaaggaGCAAATTAAATCGGTTATTTAAGCTAATCGACGAACGAAATAGAGGATCAGAATATGCCCCGTGTTTGGTGCGACAAGGTCATTTCTCTCCCTTGCACGTATTTAGCTGCTTCATCTGCACTTTTCGGACGATAATACCCTTGATCCAATAGTCAAAGGTTCTGCTGAGATTCAACGTACAATCAACCGTAGCTGAAACTCATACAGATTAAAAACGACGATCTGGATGTGCCGTTTCAATTTCGTAGGGACGAAGTTGATCCATGTCCGAGTTTATGGGCTTGGACTTATCGGCCCATATATCTGGGGACCAAATAATAGGGGTAAAAACGGAAATAAAGGTTTTCTTGCAGCAGACATGTATGCAAAAACGGTCTGTTCTGTTGCATTCGAATATGGAGTAGTACGTACGAATCCCAGTGCGAGTGCAGAGAAGAGAGAATAGTGGTAATCAACAAAGCCTAACCTAAAAAGCAATTTCGTTTCTTAGTTTCTTATCTTTTTGTTCCTTTCCCTGGAAGCTTTGGAGGTGATTCTCATTATGTGTTCAATCTCTTCTCTATACCATGCTTTTCAATCATAATTTCTTGCTTCTTTAATTTGACAGACACTGTATTAGCATATTTCTAAACCCATTTGCTTGTTTGAAGTTATAATTTCAACTTTTGATTCTCATTTTTCTCTTGTCAGaaatttttatgtattttgctTTCGTTCATTTATTATCTTCCTCGATTGATGATCTTGTAACAATGATTTTGATTATGCAGCAGTTTCAGATTTGGAAATATGGAAGGGCAAAATGAGTACGATCACTCTCTCGAGCTGATGTTACTAAATCATGGGGGAAATGTTAATGGAGATGACCGCAACCAGGCTAATGCTTTGCCTCTACCACCGACCTTTTCCGATTATTATGAATTTCTCACAGAAAATTCATCTCTTATTCAAAAAGCTCCTACTCATGTTTTCGACAGCATCTCTGCTCCTGTCAGCGATCCCTGTTTCATTCAACAACCTATGTCTCAATTCCAAACAGAACTACTGATGTACCA encodes:
- the LOC136218303 gene encoding uncharacterized protein isoform X2; this encodes MELVPRLNAEEIRGLFAPPPWGDEAPLSPFCMTNMGEWEKIRNIDMDKQAHLIDGLNCASIKRRGHVDAHKVAVLNAWRRIDCRTREALRRSFLTDLIQGYEVCIRDFIQQSDDEVLALQVQDPFHRLLLHGVCEFYNLASVTVSEPQGAESIKTTRIKRKKMDGVELPTITLSDFLKMTKEGVW
- the LOC136218302 gene encoding uncharacterized protein codes for the protein MGKQQVKYFVVDAFTDSPFKGNPAAVCLLEEDKDEEWLQDVAAEFNISETCYLIPITSSDTVNSNPRFRLRWFTPVAEVNLCGHATLAAAHTLFSNGLVHADSIEFDTLSGILTAKKVPQISGTDVSSNQNSKEIDCFLIELNFPSVSTDEVNSVDFATISKALNGASIIDIRTTTSDDLLVVVPSAKAVTDLQPLFDEIVKYPGRGIIVSGVAPSESRFDFYSRFFCPKFGINEDPVCGSAHCALATYWSKKLGKSNLMAYQASARSGILDIHLDEANQRVLLRGKAVTVMEGFLLV
- the LOC136218303 gene encoding uncharacterized protein isoform X1 produces the protein MATPEVMQLVEEGLLSSPFRGTPKAENAKSWGQSIEKKIEFLESLTGKVSNRRSRRWINDRLLMELVPRLNAEEIRGLFAPPPWGDEAPLSPFCMTNMGEWEKIRNIDMDKQAHLIDGLNCASIKRRGHVDAHKVAVLNAWRRIDCRTREALRRSFLTDLIQGYEVCIRDFIQQSDDEVLALQVQDPFHRLLLHGVCEFYNLASVTVSEPQGAESIKTTRIKRKKMDGVELPTITLSDFLKMTKEGVW